The following are encoded together in the Drosophila biarmipes strain raj3 chromosome 3L, RU_DBia_V1.1, whole genome shotgun sequence genome:
- the LOC108030667 gene encoding deubiquitinase OTUD6B, translating to MASDDEGIAELDSRLEDVSLEDIGARHRRERKELQAKLQAMKKNAPKNNKNKRKEFLEEMARLEGELEQRHKAEVQAAEAKDLTEETEEKAPAEKQEVPVSNKEEIDEKEEEDEHLPSNQRVSKAQKRRDKKAKEAREREAEIKTELKNAANQPTPKLIELQQITAKLSQRQLSLHNIASDGDCLYQSIRHQLQVNSLPGHSVQELREETANYVRAHKDSLICYMVHPETGDLLNDQQFEKYCHDIAKTHAWGGHIELKAISSLLRVPIEVIQAEGAPTLLGQEEFGGSPLVICYHRHIYQLGAHYNSTVPVA from the exons atggcAAGCGACGATGAGGGAATTGCCGAGCTTGACTCCCGTCTGGAGGATGTGAGTCTGGAGGATATAGGCGCCCGGCACCGCCGCGAGCGCAAGGAACTGCAGGCAAAACTGCAGGCCATGAAGAAGAATGCCccgaaaaacaataaaaacaagagGAAAGAGTTCCTGGAGGAGATGGCCCGCTTAGAAGGAGAACTGGAGCAGCGCCACAAGGCGGAGGTGCAGGCGGCCGAAGCCAAGGATTTGACTGAGGAAACGGAAGAGAAGGCACCTGCGGAAAAGCAAGAAGTTCCAGTGTCAAATAAGGAGGAGATCGATGAAAAGGAAGAGGAGGACGAGCACCTGCCCTCCAATCAGCGGGTGTCCAAGGCCCAGAAGCGGCGGGATAAGAAGGCCAAGGAAGCCCGGGAACGAGAAGCTGAGATCAAAACTGAGCTCAAAAATGCTGCCAATCAGCCAACACCCAAACTAATTGAACTCCAGCAGATCACTGCGAAGCTATCCCAACGTCAACTATCCCTCCACAATATAGCCTCCGATGGCGATTGCTTGTATCAGTCCATCCGGCACCAACTCCAAGTAAATTCGCTTCCAG GTCATAGTGTTCAGGAACTGCGTGAAGAGACAGCCAACTATGTGCGTGCCCACAAGGACTCGCTCATCTGCTACATGGTTCATCCCGAAACGGGAGACCTCCTTAACGACCAGCAGTTTGAAAAGTACTGCCATGATATAGCCAAAACGCACGCCTGGGGCGGCCACATCGAACTAAAAGCGATATCTTCGCTTCTTCGGGTTCCCATTGAAGTTATCCAAGCTGAGGGAGCACCCACGCTCCTTGGTCAAGAGGAATTCGGTGGGTCGCCGCTGGTCATCTGCTACCACCGCCACATTTACCAACTTGGAGCCCACTACAACTCCACAGTGCCAGTAGCCTGA
- the LOC108030683 gene encoding MAPK regulated corepressor interacting protein 2 encodes MYTINKGPSKIVAKTRRGLAQNFEKFESIKESGRKNASFDLNSPEEHKNIPRPVFQQSFASKRITPTKLIEDEVITPQHEEIIRYINDSWNMLVAQNPYDASSSAKPAEKPLADANNNSAASPVESIIANTPVPASSTATVWVEPPSPALQDFKPFDLESWWGRRLFQNITKSL; translated from the exons ATGTACACTATCAACAAGGGACCCAGCAAAATAGTTGCTAAAACGCGCCGAG GCCTGGCACAAAATTTTGAGAAGTTCGAAAGCATCAAGGAGAGCGGCCGGAAGAACGCCAGCTTCGACCTGAACAGTCCCGAGGAGCACAAAAA CATACCGCGTCCGGTGTTCCAACAGAGCTTTGCTTCCAAACGGATAACGCCGACCAAACTGATCGAGGATGAGGTGATAACGCCGCAGCACGAGGAAATAATACGCTACATAAATGACT CGTGGAACATGCTAGTGGCACAGAACCCCTACGACGCAAGCTCATCCGCCAAACCCGCCGAGAAACCACTGGCGGatgccaacaacaacagcgccGCCAGTCCAGTGGAGAGCATCATCGCCAACACGCCGGTGCCCGCGTCCTCGACAGCCACCGTCTGGGTTGAGCCGCCGAGTCCAGCGCTGCAGGACTTCAAGCCCTTCGACCTGGAGTCGTGGTGGGGCCGTCGCCTCTTCCAGAACATTACCAAGAGCCTCTAA
- the LOC108030658 gene encoding protein Z600, with translation MSTNEANQVLQRLNSLKIVETPKEQRELVSRECYSLDSKKYCLVPATPSSGGPGKFQTELKKRRKNKMNRMCTYEADKHFIKARKSLNF, from the coding sequence ATGTCGACCAATGAAGCCAACCAAGTACTTCAGCGCCTGAACAGCCTGAAAATTGTGGAAACTCCCAAGGAGCAGCGCGAATTGGTCAGCCGGGAGTGCTATTCCCTGGACAGCAAGAAATACTGCCTGGTGCCAGCCACCCCCAGCAGCGGAGGACCGGGAAAGTTTCAAACCGAACTCAAGAAACGCCGCAAAAACAAGATGAACCGAATGTGCACCTACGAGGCGGACAAGCACTTCATCAAGGCTCGCAAGTCTTTGAATTTCTAA
- the LOC108030659 gene encoding gonadal protein gdl-ORF39 gives MWATNLIVYTLLLLHLATLAISCSCGQVAIENNLECGCTKKLPINN, from the coding sequence ATGTGGGCCACCAATTTGATTGTGTAcacactgctgctgctgcatctggCAACCCTGGCGATCAGCTGCTCTTGCGGACAAGTGGCAATCGAAAATAATTTGGAGTGTGGATGCACAAAAAAATTACCAATCAACAATTAA
- the LOC108030657 gene encoding gonadal protein gdl produces the protein MTDFAATTEGNSNSSEALVEQQQPTPEFLQRKIYFLVDQLRTYHSELPENLQTRISYDLLTELANCVLNEGIFVIVKALMELQHETERHLIKMRMQAENEYEIEVAEWRSKIKDPEELHHILGLMKIKHTKKLLESDKKIIEILDQKVTDQQSTLQKAGVPGFYVTENPKEIKIQMFLLDFILRLSRLKYEPNK, from the exons ATGACAGACTTTGCGGCAACCACGGAGGGCAATTCCAACAGCAGTGAAGCTCTagtggagcagcagcagccgacTCCGGAGTTTTTGCAGAGGAAAATATACTTTCTGGTGGACCAACTGCGTACCTACCACTCGGAGCTACCGGA AAACCTGCAGACACGCATATCCTACGACTTACTCACTGAACTCGCCAATTGCGTCCTGAACGAGGGGATTTTCGTCATAGTAAAGGCTCTGATGGAATTGCAACACGAAACCGAAAGACATTTGATCAAAATGCGAATGCAGGCGGAAAACGAGTACGAAATTGAGGTTGCCGAGTGGAGGAGCAAGATCAAGGATCCCGAGGAGCTGCACCACATTTTGGGCCTCATGAAAATCAAGCACACCAAGAAACTACTCGAATCGGACAAGAAGATTATTGAAATACTAGATCAGAAG GTTACCGACCAACAATCCACACTCCAAAAGGCCGGCGTGCCGGGTTTTTATGTCACCGAGAATCCCAAAGagataaaaatacaaatgttCCTGCTGGACTTCATTTTGCGTCTGAGTCGGCTGAAATACGAGCCCAACAAATAA
- the LOC108030656 gene encoding peptide methionine sulfoxide reductase isoform X2, which produces MSLTITPTASHPELKDLSTVRNEQKELNISPVHDVNTTKATATFGMGCFWGAESLYGATRGVLRTTVGYAGGSSDLPTYRKMGDHTEVLEIDYDPTVVSFKELLELFWNNHEYGLTTPIKRQYASLILYHDEEQKQIALASKLEEQERRAPEVITTEIASKENFFPAEAYHQKYRLQGHKDLASSLNLTPKLLQTSYVATKLNGYLAGVGGIEQFKAEAETMGLTPTQRQYCNYHVEQNEGQGLYC; this is translated from the exons ATGTCTCTGACTATCACCCCCACGGCTTCGCATCCTGAGCTCAAGGACCTG AGCACCGTTCGCAACGAACAAAAGGAACTGAACATCTCGCCGGTCCACGATGTGAACACCACCAAGGCCACGGCCACCTTCGGCATGGGCTGCTTCTGGGGCGCCGAGTCCCTGTACGGGGCCACCCGCGGGGTCTTGAGAACCACCGTGGGATACGCTGGCGGCAGCTCGGACTTGCCAACGTACCGTAAAAT GGGCGATCATACGGAGGTGCTGGAGATCGACTACGATCCCACCGTCGTCAGCTTCAAGGAACTGCTGGAGCTGTTCTGGAACAACCACGAGTACGGACTGACCACGCCCATCAAGAGGCAGTACGCCTCCCTGATTTTGTACCACGACGAGGAGCAGAAGCAGATTGCCCTTGCCTCCAAgttggaggagcaggagcgccGGGCGCCGGAGGTGATAACCACCGAGATTGCTTCCAAGGAGAACTTCTTCCCAGCCGAGGC GTACCACCAAAAGTACAGGTTGCAGGGCCACAAGGACCTCGCCTCCTCGCTCAACCTCACGCCCAAGCTGCTGCAGACCAGCTACGTGGCCACCAAGCTGAATGGCTACCTGGCCGGAGTGGGCGGCATCGAGCAGTTCAAGGCCGAGGCGGAGACCATGGGTCTCACGCCCACCCAGCGGCAGTACTGCAACTACCACGTGGAGCAAAACGAGGGCCAGGGCCTCTACTGCTGA
- the LOC108030656 gene encoding peptide methionine sulfoxide reductase isoform X4: MSLTITPTASHPELKDLSTVRNEQKELNISPVHDVNTTKATATFGMGCFWGAESLYGATRGVLRTTVGYAGGSSDLPTGDHTEVLEIDYDPTVVSFKELLELFWNNHEYGLTTPIKRQYASLILYHDEEQKQIALASKLEEQERRAPEVITTEIASKENFFPAEAYHQKYRLQGHKDLASSLNLTPKLLQTSYVATKLNGYLAGVGGIEQFKAEAETMGLTPTQRQYCNYHVEQNEGQGLYC; encoded by the exons ATGTCTCTGACTATCACCCCCACGGCTTCGCATCCTGAGCTCAAGGACCTG AGCACCGTTCGCAACGAACAAAAGGAACTGAACATCTCGCCGGTCCACGATGTGAACACCACCAAGGCCACGGCCACCTTCGGCATGGGCTGCTTCTGGGGCGCCGAGTCCCTGTACGGGGCCACCCGCGGGGTCTTGAGAACCACCGTGGGATACGCTGGCGGCAGCTCGGACTTGCCAAC GGGCGATCATACGGAGGTGCTGGAGATCGACTACGATCCCACCGTCGTCAGCTTCAAGGAACTGCTGGAGCTGTTCTGGAACAACCACGAGTACGGACTGACCACGCCCATCAAGAGGCAGTACGCCTCCCTGATTTTGTACCACGACGAGGAGCAGAAGCAGATTGCCCTTGCCTCCAAgttggaggagcaggagcgccGGGCGCCGGAGGTGATAACCACCGAGATTGCTTCCAAGGAGAACTTCTTCCCAGCCGAGGC GTACCACCAAAAGTACAGGTTGCAGGGCCACAAGGACCTCGCCTCCTCGCTCAACCTCACGCCCAAGCTGCTGCAGACCAGCTACGTGGCCACCAAGCTGAATGGCTACCTGGCCGGAGTGGGCGGCATCGAGCAGTTCAAGGCCGAGGCGGAGACCATGGGTCTCACGCCCACCCAGCGGCAGTACTGCAACTACCACGTGGAGCAAAACGAGGGCCAGGGCCTCTACTGCTGA
- the LOC108030656 gene encoding peptide methionine sulfoxide reductase isoform X5 has translation MFSRLFRNFKSTVRNEQKELNISPVHDVNTTKATATFGMGCFWGAESLYGATRGVLRTTVGYAGGSSDLPTYRKMGDHTEVLEIDYDPTVVSFKELLELFWNNHEYGLTTPIKRQYASLILYHDEEQKQIALASKLEEQERRAPEVITTEIASKENFFPAEAYHQKYRLQGHKDLASSLNLTPKLLQTSYVATKLNGYLAGVGGIEQFKAEAETMGLTPTQRQYCNYHVEQNEGQGLYC, from the exons ATGTTTTCGCGACTGTTTCGTAACTTCAAG AGCACCGTTCGCAACGAACAAAAGGAACTGAACATCTCGCCGGTCCACGATGTGAACACCACCAAGGCCACGGCCACCTTCGGCATGGGCTGCTTCTGGGGCGCCGAGTCCCTGTACGGGGCCACCCGCGGGGTCTTGAGAACCACCGTGGGATACGCTGGCGGCAGCTCGGACTTGCCAACGTACCGTAAAAT GGGCGATCATACGGAGGTGCTGGAGATCGACTACGATCCCACCGTCGTCAGCTTCAAGGAACTGCTGGAGCTGTTCTGGAACAACCACGAGTACGGACTGACCACGCCCATCAAGAGGCAGTACGCCTCCCTGATTTTGTACCACGACGAGGAGCAGAAGCAGATTGCCCTTGCCTCCAAgttggaggagcaggagcgccGGGCGCCGGAGGTGATAACCACCGAGATTGCTTCCAAGGAGAACTTCTTCCCAGCCGAGGC GTACCACCAAAAGTACAGGTTGCAGGGCCACAAGGACCTCGCCTCCTCGCTCAACCTCACGCCCAAGCTGCTGCAGACCAGCTACGTGGCCACCAAGCTGAATGGCTACCTGGCCGGAGTGGGCGGCATCGAGCAGTTCAAGGCCGAGGCGGAGACCATGGGTCTCACGCCCACCCAGCGGCAGTACTGCAACTACCACGTGGAGCAAAACGAGGGCCAGGGCCTCTACTGCTGA
- the LOC108030656 gene encoding peptide methionine sulfoxide reductase isoform X1 — protein MFSRLFRNFKSTVRNEQKELNISPVHDVNTTKATATFGMGCFWGAESLYGATRGVLRTTVGYAGGSSDLPTGDHTEVLEIDYDPTVVSFKELLELFWNNHEYGLTTPIKRQYASLILYHDEEQKQIALASKLEEQERRAPEVITTEIASKENFFPAEAYHQKYRLQGHKDLASSLNLTPKLLQTSYVATKLNGYLAGVGGIEQFKAEAETMGLTPTQRQYCNYHVEQNEGQGLYC, from the exons ATGTTTTCGCGACTGTTTCGTAACTTCAAG AGCACCGTTCGCAACGAACAAAAGGAACTGAACATCTCGCCGGTCCACGATGTGAACACCACCAAGGCCACGGCCACCTTCGGCATGGGCTGCTTCTGGGGCGCCGAGTCCCTGTACGGGGCCACCCGCGGGGTCTTGAGAACCACCGTGGGATACGCTGGCGGCAGCTCGGACTTGCCAAC GGGCGATCATACGGAGGTGCTGGAGATCGACTACGATCCCACCGTCGTCAGCTTCAAGGAACTGCTGGAGCTGTTCTGGAACAACCACGAGTACGGACTGACCACGCCCATCAAGAGGCAGTACGCCTCCCTGATTTTGTACCACGACGAGGAGCAGAAGCAGATTGCCCTTGCCTCCAAgttggaggagcaggagcgccGGGCGCCGGAGGTGATAACCACCGAGATTGCTTCCAAGGAGAACTTCTTCCCAGCCGAGGC GTACCACCAAAAGTACAGGTTGCAGGGCCACAAGGACCTCGCCTCCTCGCTCAACCTCACGCCCAAGCTGCTGCAGACCAGCTACGTGGCCACCAAGCTGAATGGCTACCTGGCCGGAGTGGGCGGCATCGAGCAGTTCAAGGCCGAGGCGGAGACCATGGGTCTCACGCCCACCCAGCGGCAGTACTGCAACTACCACGTGGAGCAAAACGAGGGCCAGGGCCTCTACTGCTGA
- the LOC108030656 gene encoding peptide methionine sulfoxide reductase isoform X3, whose amino-acid sequence MRCLPGYGYGLTFLFLSTVRNEQKELNISPVHDVNTTKATATFGMGCFWGAESLYGATRGVLRTTVGYAGGSSDLPTYRKMGDHTEVLEIDYDPTVVSFKELLELFWNNHEYGLTTPIKRQYASLILYHDEEQKQIALASKLEEQERRAPEVITTEIASKENFFPAEAYHQKYRLQGHKDLASSLNLTPKLLQTSYVATKLNGYLAGVGGIEQFKAEAETMGLTPTQRQYCNYHVEQNEGQGLYC is encoded by the exons ATGCGCTGCTTGCCGGGCTACGGTTACGGCCTCACATTTCTGTTTCTG AGCACCGTTCGCAACGAACAAAAGGAACTGAACATCTCGCCGGTCCACGATGTGAACACCACCAAGGCCACGGCCACCTTCGGCATGGGCTGCTTCTGGGGCGCCGAGTCCCTGTACGGGGCCACCCGCGGGGTCTTGAGAACCACCGTGGGATACGCTGGCGGCAGCTCGGACTTGCCAACGTACCGTAAAAT GGGCGATCATACGGAGGTGCTGGAGATCGACTACGATCCCACCGTCGTCAGCTTCAAGGAACTGCTGGAGCTGTTCTGGAACAACCACGAGTACGGACTGACCACGCCCATCAAGAGGCAGTACGCCTCCCTGATTTTGTACCACGACGAGGAGCAGAAGCAGATTGCCCTTGCCTCCAAgttggaggagcaggagcgccGGGCGCCGGAGGTGATAACCACCGAGATTGCTTCCAAGGAGAACTTCTTCCCAGCCGAGGC GTACCACCAAAAGTACAGGTTGCAGGGCCACAAGGACCTCGCCTCCTCGCTCAACCTCACGCCCAAGCTGCTGCAGACCAGCTACGTGGCCACCAAGCTGAATGGCTACCTGGCCGGAGTGGGCGGCATCGAGCAGTTCAAGGCCGAGGCGGAGACCATGGGTCTCACGCCCACCCAGCGGCAGTACTGCAACTACCACGTGGAGCAAAACGAGGGCCAGGGCCTCTACTGCTGA
- the LOC122819025 gene encoding uncharacterized protein LOC122819025 isoform X1 — translation MESSRHIVDLPLELLHKIFDNLHVHDQCSLALTHPYLRQAFIYQAGNRYNKIFPTLHFKPWSNILALCGSTVSHISEEFFILDENMRTIIQQNCTNLQSISIGINESNCYKARAFLSNLKSLRSVNLWIECVATPRIFRVLRKITYLKGLEFHRYSGPEEYEMSNFLELESLSICINSKKTHIDVLVWCLSLTNLRCLKLTGFEEWRSIYGPNTNIALDELVLHDCVPTSEWPVFNQLKTLRDCYSNWVRSHHQFALKHAKTLEKLAISCVLSENEFFEILLSCKNLRYLEIKKLNMQIGKENLVLMLNILKENAVTPQAPFEIRLDQMSYVQNLLENVSGSEIIRFLGYNSQGN, via the exons ATGGAGTCCTCAAGACATATTGTAGATTTACCATTGGAacttttacataaaatattcgACAATCTTCACGTACACGATCAGTGCTCACTAGCCTTGACTCATCCATATCTCAGGCAGGCATTTATTTACCAAGCCGGAAATCGATACAACAAGATTTTTCCCACACTTCATTTTAAGCCTTGGTCGAATATTTTGGCGCTCTGTGGCTCAACTGTTTCCCATATTTCGGAAGAGTTCTTCATTTTGGATGAAAATATGAGGACAATAATTCAGCAGAATTGTACAAATTTGCAGAGCATCAGTATCGGTATAAACGAGAGCAACTGCTACAAGGCCAGAGCCTTCTTGAGCAACCTTAAATCACTGCGGTCAGTAAATTTGTGGATAGAGTGTGTAGCGACCCCCAGAATTTTCAGGGTGCTGagaaaaataacatatttgaAAGGTTTGGAATTCCATCGTTACTCCGGACCAGAGG AGTACGAAATGTCTAACTTCCTTGAGTTGGAATCCCTATCCATTTGCATTAATTCAAAGAAAACACACATTGATGTTTTGGTGTGGTGCCTTTCCCTGACAAATCTACGCTGTTTGAAACTGACTGGTTTTGAAGAATGGCGATCGATCTATGGTCCTAATACAAATATCGCCTTGGATGAGCTTGTGTTACATGATTGTGTACCTACTTCAGAATGGCCAGTTTTTAATCAGCTAAAAACCTTAAGGGATTGTTACTCAAATTGGGTACGTTCACATCACCAATTTGCTTTAAAGCATGCGAAGACCCTGGAAAAACTAGCGATAAGCTGTGTATTATCCGAAAATGAGTTCTTTGAAATATTACTCAGCTGCAAGAATTTACGTTACCTTGagataaaaaaactaaacatgCAAATTGGTAAAGAGAACTTGGTCCTAAtgctaaacattttaaaagaaaatgccGTCACCCCCCAAGCACCTTTTGAAATTAGACTTGATCAAATGAGTTACGTTCAAAATCTG CTGGAGAACGTTTCCGGTTCAGAAATAATTCGTTTTCTTGGGTATAATTCACAAGgaaattaa
- the LOC122819025 gene encoding uncharacterized protein LOC122819025 isoform X2 has product MRTIIQQNCTNLQSISIGINESNCYKARAFLSNLKSLRSVNLWIECVATPRIFRVLRKITYLKGLEFHRYSGPEEYEMSNFLELESLSICINSKKTHIDVLVWCLSLTNLRCLKLTGFEEWRSIYGPNTNIALDELVLHDCVPTSEWPVFNQLKTLRDCYSNWVRSHHQFALKHAKTLEKLAISCVLSENEFFEILLSCKNLRYLEIKKLNMQIGKENLVLMLNILKENAVTPQAPFEIRLDQMSYVQNLLENVSGSEIIRFLGYNSQGN; this is encoded by the exons ATGAGGACAATAATTCAGCAGAATTGTACAAATTTGCAGAGCATCAGTATCGGTATAAACGAGAGCAACTGCTACAAGGCCAGAGCCTTCTTGAGCAACCTTAAATCACTGCGGTCAGTAAATTTGTGGATAGAGTGTGTAGCGACCCCCAGAATTTTCAGGGTGCTGagaaaaataacatatttgaAAGGTTTGGAATTCCATCGTTACTCCGGACCAGAGG AGTACGAAATGTCTAACTTCCTTGAGTTGGAATCCCTATCCATTTGCATTAATTCAAAGAAAACACACATTGATGTTTTGGTGTGGTGCCTTTCCCTGACAAATCTACGCTGTTTGAAACTGACTGGTTTTGAAGAATGGCGATCGATCTATGGTCCTAATACAAATATCGCCTTGGATGAGCTTGTGTTACATGATTGTGTACCTACTTCAGAATGGCCAGTTTTTAATCAGCTAAAAACCTTAAGGGATTGTTACTCAAATTGGGTACGTTCACATCACCAATTTGCTTTAAAGCATGCGAAGACCCTGGAAAAACTAGCGATAAGCTGTGTATTATCCGAAAATGAGTTCTTTGAAATATTACTCAGCTGCAAGAATTTACGTTACCTTGagataaaaaaactaaacatgCAAATTGGTAAAGAGAACTTGGTCCTAAtgctaaacattttaaaagaaaatgccGTCACCCCCCAAGCACCTTTTGAAATTAGACTTGATCAAATGAGTTACGTTCAAAATCTG CTGGAGAACGTTTCCGGTTCAGAAATAATTCGTTTTCTTGGGTATAATTCACAAGgaaattaa